Within Streptomyces antibioticus, the genomic segment CTTGCCGCCGCGCGAACCGAGTCACTAAGGAGAACGTGATGTCTCGCATCGCGAAGGTGGCCGCTGTCGCCCTCGGCACCGGCGCCGTGGTGGTCAGTGGTGCCGGCCTGGCCATGGCGGACGCGGGTGCGCAGGGCGCGGCCGTGGGCTCGCCGGGTGTGCTGTCGGGCAACGTCGTCCAGGTTCCGGTCCACGTGCCGGTCAACATCTGCGGCAACACCGTCAACGTGGTCGGTCTGCTGAACCCGGCGTTCGGCAACACCTGCGCCAACGTCAGCGACCACGGCCACAAGAGCCACGACAAGGGCGACAAGCACAACGGCGGCTACGGCTACGGCGGCTGACGCACCGTCCGTCCGTACGCGGCACCCCCAGGAGAGCCCCGGCACCTCGAGCGCCGGGGCTCTCCCGCGTCCACGGGTCCGTCTCACGCGTACCGGTAGACGCCGCTCATGTCCTCCAACTGGTCCGGGGTGAGGTTCCACGGCGGCAGCTTCTCCTTACGGGCCACCACCCGGCGGTGCTGCCTGCTGCCCGGCCCCGGCGGTTCGGCGGGCAGGTAGCGGTGTTCGCGGTGGCGCTGCTGCCAGCGGGTCCACACCAGGTCGATGTACGCGTGGTGCAGCCAGAACACGGGGTCGTTGACGGAGGCGCCGCCGAGCATCTCGCCGCCGACCCACCGGTGCACCCGGTT encodes:
- a CDS encoding chaplin; protein product: MSRIAKVAAVALGTGAVVVSGAGLAMADAGAQGAAVGSPGVLSGNVVQVPVHVPVNICGNTVNVVGLLNPAFGNTCANVSDHGHKSHDKGDKHNGGYGYGG